In a genomic window of Seriola aureovittata isolate HTS-2021-v1 ecotype China chromosome 11, ASM2101889v1, whole genome shotgun sequence:
- the LOC130177142 gene encoding uncharacterized protein LOC130177142 isoform X1 yields the protein MLQKMLNRADILDKALPIQKHVQHEYSSYRDGMYCNDNDLLKGEEFKIAVGLYTDDFEVSNPLGTSRKKHKMSAVYWVIANVPSKYRSTLHSIQLAVLCKASHVKEFGYAKILRPLIQDLASLEQHGVYVEKLGECVKGTVLYVAADNLAAHSLAGFFESFTVDRFCRFCMATRGEMQAKEMTANRKMTLRVILTQADIRKVILNTRPSTLEDLISKLKESLGLQYNFSLQYQDPEFNNELCNLTDTEELPEKPTVKVLPVLELVPVSPDEVFSDTSTADTEILSHSSQEQKEKWPEFFDIPTFSVDVQYRLRQADLLFMSEGTHLKVSKELKHEILERLAESMYSYTAYPSPAQFKSVAAALISKHPCLQEQGSTTRCCGWKNSLKHKMANYRTKRRQSGCLDVAVNAGKRGRHSAEGQPANKRIKKAKKGEINYLPNFPDGFDQAALEGACKDLVDEMQKRSPNGPLVKQKMDQTFALRRKEVVESEPAISTMVKRWPALFTEDQVFMEFSRIVGKNLKQEFYESIDRHSPRLLELFRSKRGNVGQLLTQISQQTNTTEPTAIRTQVLRGLPIILGDNPTNFFKAGFESDDDDSFRDLDIGILLIEREGAVPTSSQHLSPASLKIIIEGEVVMGNIQDLPKAMCILFGLTYALHLNYPKTMKLTFQFIQQVLLSLGHTDLKPKLQTLKNQLAM from the exons ATGCTTCAGAAGATGTTGAATAGGGCAGACATTTTGGATAAAGCTCTTCCCATCCAAAAGCATGTGCAACATGAGTACAGTTCATACAGAGATGGTATGTACTGTAATGACAATGACCTCCTTAAAGGGGAGGAATTCAAAATCGCTGTTGGACTTTATACAGATGATTTTGAAGTGTCCAACCCCTTAGGAACATCtagaaagaaacataaaatgagTGCAGTGTATTGGGTGATAGCTAATGTGCCATCAAAATACAGATCCACACTCCACTCCATTCAGCTTGCCGTTTTGTGTAAAGCCTCTCATGTAAAAGAATTTGGCTACGCCAAAATTCTCCGCCCTCTCATTCAGGATCTAGCTTCTTTGGAGCAACATGGTGTGTATGTTGAGAAGTTGGGAGAATGTGTCAAAGGTACGGTTTTATATGTGGCCGCAGATAACCTGGCTGCTCATTCTCTGGCAGGATTCTTCGAAAGCTTTACGGTGGACAGATTCTGCAGGTTCTGCATGGCAACCAGAGGCGAGATGCAAGCCAAGGAG ATGACTGCAAACCGGAAGATGACCTTGAGGGTCATTCTAACACAGGCAGATATAAGAAAAGTTATCCTAAATACAAGGCCCTCTACACTCGAAGATTTGATAAGCAAGCTTAAAGAGTCACTGGGACTTCAATACAACTTCAGTCTCCAATACCAAGACCCTGAATTCAATAATGAACTATGTAATCTGACAGATACTGAAGAACTTCCAGAAAAACCAACAGTTAAAGTCTTGCCTGTCCTTGAGCTGGTACCTGTCTCACCTGATGAAGTCTTCAGTGACACGAGTACAGCAGATACAGAGATTCTCTCACACTCATCTCAGgagcaaaaggaaaagtggCCAGAATTTTTTGACATCccaacattttctgttgatgtgcAGTATAGACTGAGGCAAGCAGATCTGCTGTTTATGAGTGAGGGAACACAccttaaagtatcaaaagaaCTAAAACACGAGATACTTGAGAGATTAGCAGAGAGCATGTATAGCTACACAGCATACCCATCTCCAGCTCAGTTCAAAAGTGTTGCAGCGGCACTGATAAGCAAACACCCTTGTCTACAGGAGCAAGGCTCAACCACTCGCTGTTGTGGTTGGAAAAATAGTCTAAAGCATAAAATGGCTAATTATAGAACAAAGCGCAGGCAATCAGGATGCCTTGATGTTGCAGTAAATGCCGGTAAGCGGGGAAGGCATTCAGCAGAAGGACAACCAGCTAACAAGCGCAtcaaaaaggcaaagaaaggTGAAATCAACTACTTGCCCAACTTTCCGGATGGATTTGATCAAGCAGCCCTGGAGGGGGCCTGCAAAGACTTGGTTGATGAAATGCAGAAGAGATCACCAAATGGACCTCTTGTGAAACAGAAGATGGATCAGACGTTTGCTCTGAGAAGAAAAGAGGTAGTGGAGTCGGAACCCGCCATAAGCACGATGGTGAAACGCTGGCCTGCCCTTTTCACTGAAGATCAG GTGTTTATGGAGTTCAGCAGGATTGTGGGCAAGAACCTCAAGCAGGAATTCTATGAGAGCATCGATCGGCACAGTCCTCGTCTCCTTGAGTTATTTCGTTCCAAGAGGGGGAATGTTGGACAGTTGTTGACACAGATTTCACAACAGACCAAT ACTACAGAGCCAACTGCGATCCGGACACAGGTGCTCAGAGGGCTTCCAATCATCCTGGGGGACAACCCCACAAACTTCTTCAAAGCAGGCTTT gaatctgatgatgatgattctttCCGTGACCTTGACATCGGGATACTTCTCATTGAGCGTGAAGGTGCTGTGCCCACATCTTCCCAGCATCTCAGTCCAGCTTCGTTGAAAATCATCATTGAGGGAGAGGTCGTGATGGGAAACATTCAAGATCTGCCAAAAGCAATGTGCATTCTGTTTGGACTCACATATGCACTCCATCTTAACTATCCCAAGACTATGAAGCTCACATTTCAGTTCATCCAACAGGTACTGCTCTCGTTAGGCCACACTGACCTAAAACCGAAGCTACAGACTTTGAAAAATCAGCTCGCAATGTAA
- the LOC130177142 gene encoding uncharacterized protein LOC130177142 isoform X2, producing MATRGEMQAKEMTANRKMTLRVILTQADIRKVILNTRPSTLEDLISKLKESLGLQYNFSLQYQDPEFNNELCNLTDTEELPEKPTVKVLPVLELVPVSPDEVFSDTSTADTEILSHSSQEQKEKWPEFFDIPTFSVDVQYRLRQADLLFMSEGTHLKVSKELKHEILERLAESMYSYTAYPSPAQFKSVAAALISKHPCLQEQGSTTRCCGWKNSLKHKMANYRTKRRQSGCLDVAVNAGKRGRHSAEGQPANKRIKKAKKGEINYLPNFPDGFDQAALEGACKDLVDEMQKRSPNGPLVKQKMDQTFALRRKEVVESEPAISTMVKRWPALFTEDQVFMEFSRIVGKNLKQEFYESIDRHSPRLLELFRSKRGNVGQLLTQISQQTNTTEPTAIRTQVLRGLPIILGDNPTNFFKAGFESDDDDSFRDLDIGILLIEREGAVPTSSQHLSPASLKIIIEGEVVMGNIQDLPKAMCILFGLTYALHLNYPKTMKLTFQFIQQVLLSLGHTDLKPKLQTLKNQLAM from the exons ATGGCAACCAGAGGCGAGATGCAAGCCAAGGAG ATGACTGCAAACCGGAAGATGACCTTGAGGGTCATTCTAACACAGGCAGATATAAGAAAAGTTATCCTAAATACAAGGCCCTCTACACTCGAAGATTTGATAAGCAAGCTTAAAGAGTCACTGGGACTTCAATACAACTTCAGTCTCCAATACCAAGACCCTGAATTCAATAATGAACTATGTAATCTGACAGATACTGAAGAACTTCCAGAAAAACCAACAGTTAAAGTCTTGCCTGTCCTTGAGCTGGTACCTGTCTCACCTGATGAAGTCTTCAGTGACACGAGTACAGCAGATACAGAGATTCTCTCACACTCATCTCAGgagcaaaaggaaaagtggCCAGAATTTTTTGACATCccaacattttctgttgatgtgcAGTATAGACTGAGGCAAGCAGATCTGCTGTTTATGAGTGAGGGAACACAccttaaagtatcaaaagaaCTAAAACACGAGATACTTGAGAGATTAGCAGAGAGCATGTATAGCTACACAGCATACCCATCTCCAGCTCAGTTCAAAAGTGTTGCAGCGGCACTGATAAGCAAACACCCTTGTCTACAGGAGCAAGGCTCAACCACTCGCTGTTGTGGTTGGAAAAATAGTCTAAAGCATAAAATGGCTAATTATAGAACAAAGCGCAGGCAATCAGGATGCCTTGATGTTGCAGTAAATGCCGGTAAGCGGGGAAGGCATTCAGCAGAAGGACAACCAGCTAACAAGCGCAtcaaaaaggcaaagaaaggTGAAATCAACTACTTGCCCAACTTTCCGGATGGATTTGATCAAGCAGCCCTGGAGGGGGCCTGCAAAGACTTGGTTGATGAAATGCAGAAGAGATCACCAAATGGACCTCTTGTGAAACAGAAGATGGATCAGACGTTTGCTCTGAGAAGAAAAGAGGTAGTGGAGTCGGAACCCGCCATAAGCACGATGGTGAAACGCTGGCCTGCCCTTTTCACTGAAGATCAG GTGTTTATGGAGTTCAGCAGGATTGTGGGCAAGAACCTCAAGCAGGAATTCTATGAGAGCATCGATCGGCACAGTCCTCGTCTCCTTGAGTTATTTCGTTCCAAGAGGGGGAATGTTGGACAGTTGTTGACACAGATTTCACAACAGACCAAT ACTACAGAGCCAACTGCGATCCGGACACAGGTGCTCAGAGGGCTTCCAATCATCCTGGGGGACAACCCCACAAACTTCTTCAAAGCAGGCTTT gaatctgatgatgatgattctttCCGTGACCTTGACATCGGGATACTTCTCATTGAGCGTGAAGGTGCTGTGCCCACATCTTCCCAGCATCTCAGTCCAGCTTCGTTGAAAATCATCATTGAGGGAGAGGTCGTGATGGGAAACATTCAAGATCTGCCAAAAGCAATGTGCATTCTGTTTGGACTCACATATGCACTCCATCTTAACTATCCCAAGACTATGAAGCTCACATTTCAGTTCATCCAACAGGTACTGCTCTCGTTAGGCCACACTGACCTAAAACCGAAGCTACAGACTTTGAAAAATCAGCTCGCAATGTAA
- the LOC130177142 gene encoding uncharacterized protein LOC130177142 isoform X3, producing MTANRKMTLRVILTQADIRKVILNTRPSTLEDLISKLKESLGLQYNFSLQYQDPEFNNELCNLTDTEELPEKPTVKVLPVLELVPVSPDEVFSDTSTADTEILSHSSQEQKEKWPEFFDIPTFSVDVQYRLRQADLLFMSEGTHLKVSKELKHEILERLAESMYSYTAYPSPAQFKSVAAALISKHPCLQEQGSTTRCCGWKNSLKHKMANYRTKRRQSGCLDVAVNAGKRGRHSAEGQPANKRIKKAKKGEINYLPNFPDGFDQAALEGACKDLVDEMQKRSPNGPLVKQKMDQTFALRRKEVVESEPAISTMVKRWPALFTEDQVFMEFSRIVGKNLKQEFYESIDRHSPRLLELFRSKRGNVGQLLTQISQQTNTTEPTAIRTQVLRGLPIILGDNPTNFFKAGFESDDDDSFRDLDIGILLIEREGAVPTSSQHLSPASLKIIIEGEVVMGNIQDLPKAMCILFGLTYALHLNYPKTMKLTFQFIQQVLLSLGHTDLKPKLQTLKNQLAM from the exons ATGACTGCAAACCGGAAGATGACCTTGAGGGTCATTCTAACACAGGCAGATATAAGAAAAGTTATCCTAAATACAAGGCCCTCTACACTCGAAGATTTGATAAGCAAGCTTAAAGAGTCACTGGGACTTCAATACAACTTCAGTCTCCAATACCAAGACCCTGAATTCAATAATGAACTATGTAATCTGACAGATACTGAAGAACTTCCAGAAAAACCAACAGTTAAAGTCTTGCCTGTCCTTGAGCTGGTACCTGTCTCACCTGATGAAGTCTTCAGTGACACGAGTACAGCAGATACAGAGATTCTCTCACACTCATCTCAGgagcaaaaggaaaagtggCCAGAATTTTTTGACATCccaacattttctgttgatgtgcAGTATAGACTGAGGCAAGCAGATCTGCTGTTTATGAGTGAGGGAACACAccttaaagtatcaaaagaaCTAAAACACGAGATACTTGAGAGATTAGCAGAGAGCATGTATAGCTACACAGCATACCCATCTCCAGCTCAGTTCAAAAGTGTTGCAGCGGCACTGATAAGCAAACACCCTTGTCTACAGGAGCAAGGCTCAACCACTCGCTGTTGTGGTTGGAAAAATAGTCTAAAGCATAAAATGGCTAATTATAGAACAAAGCGCAGGCAATCAGGATGCCTTGATGTTGCAGTAAATGCCGGTAAGCGGGGAAGGCATTCAGCAGAAGGACAACCAGCTAACAAGCGCAtcaaaaaggcaaagaaaggTGAAATCAACTACTTGCCCAACTTTCCGGATGGATTTGATCAAGCAGCCCTGGAGGGGGCCTGCAAAGACTTGGTTGATGAAATGCAGAAGAGATCACCAAATGGACCTCTTGTGAAACAGAAGATGGATCAGACGTTTGCTCTGAGAAGAAAAGAGGTAGTGGAGTCGGAACCCGCCATAAGCACGATGGTGAAACGCTGGCCTGCCCTTTTCACTGAAGATCAG GTGTTTATGGAGTTCAGCAGGATTGTGGGCAAGAACCTCAAGCAGGAATTCTATGAGAGCATCGATCGGCACAGTCCTCGTCTCCTTGAGTTATTTCGTTCCAAGAGGGGGAATGTTGGACAGTTGTTGACACAGATTTCACAACAGACCAAT ACTACAGAGCCAACTGCGATCCGGACACAGGTGCTCAGAGGGCTTCCAATCATCCTGGGGGACAACCCCACAAACTTCTTCAAAGCAGGCTTT gaatctgatgatgatgattctttCCGTGACCTTGACATCGGGATACTTCTCATTGAGCGTGAAGGTGCTGTGCCCACATCTTCCCAGCATCTCAGTCCAGCTTCGTTGAAAATCATCATTGAGGGAGAGGTCGTGATGGGAAACATTCAAGATCTGCCAAAAGCAATGTGCATTCTGTTTGGACTCACATATGCACTCCATCTTAACTATCCCAAGACTATGAAGCTCACATTTCAGTTCATCCAACAGGTACTGCTCTCGTTAGGCCACACTGACCTAAAACCGAAGCTACAGACTTTGAAAAATCAGCTCGCAATGTAA